A window of Ictidomys tridecemlineatus isolate mIctTri1 chromosome 1, mIctTri1.hap1, whole genome shotgun sequence contains these coding sequences:
- the Tbata gene encoding protein TBATA isoform X1 produces the protein MRSPKATPSGTYRFGRLSHHSFFSRHHPHPHHVTHIPDFTGRPVCIVRNKLSASPLPRSSILSQCLKVIPSISVPIGDPQSNRNPQLSYEAWKKELKELTSRVVMFTKETEQNNKEKEEPSREQGARYSAETGRLIPASAQALSRHGSQQGQRSHLPSRDRGVQTSVLQNQELLVSPTLGAETVEVPVPRLPLFQTALGHGLSWECPLQQLSGKPPPWESAAWAPGPSASGGPCPVLYPGAPLSDPSDGFAECRPVLAAVCHPHGEGPCSGAPAEGGVSASPSALSLPSSRKTLEPASANSRSTSREAALTLQSTSEGNENITGTENRKPRSRGKSPSPPGVLVRGHREGAPAEGRAQRGLQRSQKTLSFRFKCSPPGSEPAPQQQPRLSYHKQSTQ, from the exons ATGAGGAGCCCCAAGGCCACGCCCTCTGGCACCTACCGCTTTGGCCGGCTGAGCCACCACTCCTTCTTCTCCCggcaccacccccacccccatcacgTGACCCACATCCCAG ATTTCACGGGGAGGCCTGTCTGTATCGTCAGGAACAAGCTCTCTGCAAGCCCCTTGCCTCGTTCCTCAATCTTATCCCAGTGTCTGAAGGTGATACCCAGCATCTCTGTCCCCATCGGGGACCCACAGTCCAATCGGAACCCCCAGCTTTCCTATG AGGCCTGGAAGAAGGAGCTGAAGGAGCTGACTTCAAGGGTGGTCATGTTCACCAAGGAGACAGAGCAGAACAACAAAGAG AAAGAGGAGCCTTCGAGGGAGCAGGGAGCAAGGTACTCAGCGGAGACGGGTAGGCTCATCCCGGCTTCCGCCCAAGCTCTCAGTCGCCATGGCTCCCAGCAGGGCCAGCGGAGCCACCTTCCCAGCAGAGATAGAGGCGTCCAGACCTCTGTCTTGCAGAACCAGGAGCTGCTGGTGAGCCCCACTCTGGGGGCAGAGACTGTCGAAGTCCCTGTCCCCAGGCTACCACTCTTCCAGACTGCTTTAGGGCATGGCCTGTCCTGGGAATGCCCACTCCAGCAACTGTCAGGAAAACCCCCACCCTGGGAGTCAGCAGCCTGGGCTCCAGGGCCCTCTGCCTCTGGAGGACCCTGTCCcgttctgt ATCCTGGAGCTCCTCTGTCAGATCCTTCAGACGGATTCGCTGAGTGCCGTCCAGTACTGGCTGCTGTATGCCACCCCCACGG AGAAGGACCTTGCTCTGGCGCTCCTGCAGAGGGCGGTGTCTCAGCTTCTCCCTCAGCCCTCAGCCTCCCCTCCAGCAGAAAGACTCtggaaccagcctcagcaaattcaAGAAGCACCTCAAGAGAAGCCGCACTCACCCTCCAG TCAACTTCTGAAGGCAATGAGAACATCACGGGGACTGAGAACCGGAAACCCAG ATCACGTGGGAAAAGCCCAAGTCCTCCGGGTGTACTCgtgagaggacacagagaaggcgCCCCCGCTGAAGGCAGAGCGCAGAGGGGCCTCCAGCGGAGTCAGAAGACCCTATCTTTCCGGTTCAAGTGCAGCCCCCCAGGTTCAGAGCCTGCACCTCAACAGCAGCCCCGGCTTTCCTACCATAAACAGTCTACTCAATAA
- the Tbata gene encoding protein TBATA isoform X2: MRSPKATPSGTYRFGRLSHHSFFSRHHPHPHHVTHIPDFTGRPVCIVRNKLSASPLPRSSILSQCLKVIPSISVPIGDPQSNRNPQLSYEAWKKELKELTSRVVMFTKETEQNNKEKEEPSREQGARYSAETGRLIPASAQALSRHGSQQGQRSHLPSRDRGVQTSVLQNQELLILELLCQILQTDSLSAVQYWLLYATPTEKDLALALLQRAVSQLLPQPSASPPAERLWNQPQQIQEAPQEKPHSPSSQLLKAMRTSRGLRTGNPDHVGKAQVLRVYS, encoded by the exons ATGAGGAGCCCCAAGGCCACGCCCTCTGGCACCTACCGCTTTGGCCGGCTGAGCCACCACTCCTTCTTCTCCCggcaccacccccacccccatcacgTGACCCACATCCCAG ATTTCACGGGGAGGCCTGTCTGTATCGTCAGGAACAAGCTCTCTGCAAGCCCCTTGCCTCGTTCCTCAATCTTATCCCAGTGTCTGAAGGTGATACCCAGCATCTCTGTCCCCATCGGGGACCCACAGTCCAATCGGAACCCCCAGCTTTCCTATG AGGCCTGGAAGAAGGAGCTGAAGGAGCTGACTTCAAGGGTGGTCATGTTCACCAAGGAGACAGAGCAGAACAACAAAGAG AAAGAGGAGCCTTCGAGGGAGCAGGGAGCAAGGTACTCAGCGGAGACGGGTAGGCTCATCCCGGCTTCCGCCCAAGCTCTCAGTCGCCATGGCTCCCAGCAGGGCCAGCGGAGCCACCTTCCCAGCAGAGATAGAGGCGTCCAGACCTCTGTCTTGCAGAACCAGGAGCTGCTG ATCCTGGAGCTCCTCTGTCAGATCCTTCAGACGGATTCGCTGAGTGCCGTCCAGTACTGGCTGCTGTATGCCACCCCCACGG AGAAGGACCTTGCTCTGGCGCTCCTGCAGAGGGCGGTGTCTCAGCTTCTCCCTCAGCCCTCAGCCTCCCCTCCAGCAGAAAGACTCtggaaccagcctcagcaaattcaAGAAGCACCTCAAGAGAAGCCGCACTCACCCTCCAG TCAACTTCTGAAGGCAATGAGAACATCACGGGGACTGAGAACCGGAAACCCAG ATCACGTGGGAAAAGCCCAAGTCCTCCGGGTGTACTCgtga
- the Tbata gene encoding protein TBATA isoform X3 — protein sequence MRSPKATPSGTYRFGRLSHHSFFSRHHPHPHHVTHIPDFTGRPVCIVRNKLSASPLPRSSILSQCLKVIPSISVPIGDPQSNRNPQLSYEAWKKELKELTSRVVMFTKETEQNNKEILELLCQILQTDSLSAVQYWLLYATPTEKDLALALLQRAVSQLLPQPSASPPAERLWNQPQQIQEAPQEKPHSPSSQLLKAMRTSRGLRTGNPDHVGKAQVLRVYS from the exons ATGAGGAGCCCCAAGGCCACGCCCTCTGGCACCTACCGCTTTGGCCGGCTGAGCCACCACTCCTTCTTCTCCCggcaccacccccacccccatcacgTGACCCACATCCCAG ATTTCACGGGGAGGCCTGTCTGTATCGTCAGGAACAAGCTCTCTGCAAGCCCCTTGCCTCGTTCCTCAATCTTATCCCAGTGTCTGAAGGTGATACCCAGCATCTCTGTCCCCATCGGGGACCCACAGTCCAATCGGAACCCCCAGCTTTCCTATG AGGCCTGGAAGAAGGAGCTGAAGGAGCTGACTTCAAGGGTGGTCATGTTCACCAAGGAGACAGAGCAGAACAACAAAGAG ATCCTGGAGCTCCTCTGTCAGATCCTTCAGACGGATTCGCTGAGTGCCGTCCAGTACTGGCTGCTGTATGCCACCCCCACGG AGAAGGACCTTGCTCTGGCGCTCCTGCAGAGGGCGGTGTCTCAGCTTCTCCCTCAGCCCTCAGCCTCCCCTCCAGCAGAAAGACTCtggaaccagcctcagcaaattcaAGAAGCACCTCAAGAGAAGCCGCACTCACCCTCCAG TCAACTTCTGAAGGCAATGAGAACATCACGGGGACTGAGAACCGGAAACCCAG ATCACGTGGGAAAAGCCCAAGTCCTCCGGGTGTACTCgtga